Within the Polaribacter pectinis genome, the region TTTTCCTGGTTATATAATGGTAGAGGCAAACCTTTCAGGAGAAGTACCTCACGTTATAAAAGCCATCACAGGTGTTATAGGTTTTTTAGGGGAAACTAAAGGTGGTGAACCTGTTCCTATGAGAAAATCTGAAGTAAACAGAATGTTAGGTAAGGTTGATGAGCTTTCAGTTCAAGACGAAAATATTGCAATTCCTTTTAATATAGGAGAAACAGTAAAAGTTGTAGATGGTCCTTTTAATGGATTTGATGGAACTATTGAAAAAGTAAATGAAGAAAAGCGTAAGCTTGAAGTAATGGTTAAAATATTCGGAAGAAAAACACCATTAGAATTAAGTTATATGCAAGTAGAAAAAATATAATTGTTACCAAATATATATACCGATTTATTT harbors:
- the nusG gene encoding transcription termination/antitermination protein NusG, whose translation is MAADSVMKWYVVRAIGGQENKVKAYIETEISRVGLSDYVSQVIVPTEKVVQIRNGKKVNRERVYFPGYIMVEANLSGEVPHVIKAITGVIGFLGETKGGEPVPMRKSEVNRMLGKVDELSVQDENIAIPFNIGETVKVVDGPFNGFDGTIEKVNEEKRKLEVMVKIFGRKTPLELSYMQVEKI